A window from Rhizosphaericola mali encodes these proteins:
- a CDS encoding glycine--tRNA ligase, with amino-acid sequence MSKKQENTFQTIISHAKEYGFVFPSSEIYDGLSAVYDYGPYGSELKKNIRDYWWKSMTQMHDNIVGLDAAIFMHPTTWKASGHVDSFSDPMIDNKDSNKRYRVDHLIEGFADKLTEKGEKERADKLVEEMNQLLAKEDFASLKDLIVTNNIKCEVSGTTNWTDIRQFNLMFKTEIGSVADATNTLYLRPETAQGIFVNFLNVQKSARMKIPFGIAQTGKAFRNEIVARQFIFRMREFEQMEMQFFVRPGTELEWFEKWKTERLAWHQSLGIPAEKEHFLPHIKLAHYANAAVDIEYEFSFGFKELEGIHSRTDFDLKRHQEFSGKKMMYFDPEINQSYIPYVIETSIGLDRMFLAILSNAYEEQTINKEDGSTDSRVVLHISPKISPIKLAIFPLTKKDGLPEIAKGILDDCKRSFRCYYEEKDAIGKRYRRQDAIGTPFCITIDHQTKEDNMVTIRHRDSMTQERIAIADIKKIILAEII; translated from the coding sequence ATGAGCAAAAAACAAGAAAATACATTTCAGACGATAATATCTCATGCGAAGGAATATGGTTTTGTATTTCCAAGTAGCGAAATTTATGATGGTTTAAGTGCTGTTTATGATTATGGTCCTTATGGTTCTGAATTAAAAAAGAACATTCGTGATTATTGGTGGAAATCCATGACGCAAATGCATGACAATATTGTCGGCTTGGATGCTGCCATATTTATGCATCCAACGACTTGGAAGGCGAGTGGTCACGTGGATAGTTTCAGTGATCCAATGATAGACAATAAAGACAGTAACAAGCGCTATCGTGTTGATCATCTAATAGAAGGGTTTGCAGATAAATTGACGGAAAAAGGAGAAAAAGAGAGAGCTGACAAATTAGTTGAAGAGATGAATCAATTGCTTGCAAAAGAGGATTTCGCTTCTTTAAAAGACTTAATCGTTACCAATAATATCAAATGTGAAGTGAGCGGTACGACAAATTGGACAGACATTCGTCAGTTCAATTTGATGTTCAAAACGGAAATCGGTTCTGTTGCTGATGCCACTAACACATTGTATTTAAGACCAGAAACGGCTCAAGGTATTTTTGTAAATTTTTTGAACGTGCAAAAAAGTGCACGTATGAAAATTCCATTTGGTATCGCTCAGACGGGTAAAGCTTTCAGAAATGAAATCGTTGCACGTCAATTCATTTTCAGAATGAGAGAGTTCGAACAAATGGAAATGCAATTTTTCGTACGTCCTGGAACAGAATTGGAATGGTTTGAAAAATGGAAAACAGAAAGATTGGCTTGGCATCAAAGTTTGGGTATTCCAGCTGAAAAAGAACATTTTCTTCCGCATATCAAATTGGCGCATTATGCGAATGCTGCGGTAGATATTGAATATGAGTTTTCCTTTGGTTTCAAAGAATTAGAGGGTATTCACTCTCGTACGGACTTTGACCTTAAGCGTCATCAGGAATTTAGCGGAAAAAAAATGATGTATTTCGATCCAGAAATTAATCAAAGTTATATTCCTTATGTAATCGAAACTTCTATTGGTTTGGATCGCATGTTTTTGGCAATTTTATCCAACGCATACGAAGAACAAACGATCAACAAAGAAGACGGAAGTACAGATTCAAGAGTTGTATTGCATATTTCTCCAAAAATCTCTCCCATCAAATTGGCCATTTTTCCATTAACCAAAAAAGATGGTTTGCCTGAAATTGCGAAAGGAATATTGGATGATTGTAAAAGATCTTTCCGCTGTTATTACGAAGAAAAAGATGCGATTGGTAAACGTTATCGCCGTCAAGATGCGATTGGTACGCCTTTCTGTATTACAATCGATCATCAAACAAAAGAGGATAATATGGTTACGATACGTCACAGAGATTCTATGACTCAGGAACGTATCGCTATTGCCGATATCAAAAAAATCATCTTGGCAGAAATTATATAA
- a CDS encoding DUF1599 domain-containing protein, whose protein sequence is MNTSIQYDQIINSCKEVFLKKTIDYGTSWRVLRTISVVDQIFIKAQRIRTLQSATEQMVADDIPSEFLGIINYGIIGLIQLKLNNPIIEDLSKEKADELYSEEIATVKNTMLAKNHDYGEAWRDMSQESFADLILVKLLRVKQILANDGKTLISEGIDANYTDIVNYAVFALIKLSENEKKN, encoded by the coding sequence ATGAATACGTCAATCCAATACGATCAGATAATAAATAGTTGCAAAGAAGTCTTTTTGAAAAAAACAATTGACTACGGTACTTCGTGGCGCGTGTTGCGTACGATCTCCGTTGTAGATCAAATATTTATCAAAGCACAAAGAATACGCACCTTGCAATCGGCCACTGAGCAAATGGTCGCAGATGATATTCCATCCGAATTTTTAGGAATTATCAACTATGGAATCATTGGTTTGATTCAATTAAAGTTGAATAATCCGATTATTGAAGATCTTTCCAAAGAAAAAGCAGACGAACTATACTCTGAAGAAATCGCAACGGTAAAAAATACCATGCTTGCAAAAAACCATGATTATGGAGAAGCTTGGAGAGATATGAGTCAAGAAAGCTTCGCAGATCTGATTTTAGTTAAATTGTTAAGAGTTAAGCAAATATTAGCGAATGATGGTAAGACCTTAATAAGCGAAGGCATCGATGCTAATTATACAGATATTGTAAACTATGCGGTATTTGCATTGATAAAACTAAGTGAAAATGAAAAGAAAAATTAG
- a CDS encoding reverse transcriptase family protein, translated as MNSSQFKINEFKKFCAIVCFKSDEVEKIANNLEKYYKEWIEKKIDKKTGLPKKYLDGTEKQRTIRPSQKELKLIQSRIKNKILIPIQLPKTVHGGVKGCSNITNAKPHQGKKYVFTTDLQEFYPNITSQRVYETFRKLNFSPHFSHWLTNLTTWKYELPQGTPTSTHIANLVFLETDFLLIDLCNKNNITYTRYVDDLTFSSQQDFQHLLSDILKIVTDNNFKLSYRKTQYKGKQTITGVNVFLNKIDAPDKIIEKSRTEITEKKEIKPFTNYLNNIRKTNGRKKPAPNSGLMKEQVWF; from the coding sequence ATGAATTCTTCGCAGTTTAAAATAAATGAGTTCAAAAAATTCTGTGCAATCGTATGTTTTAAATCAGACGAAGTAGAAAAAATTGCAAATAATTTAGAAAAATACTACAAGGAGTGGATAGAGAAGAAAATTGATAAAAAAACAGGACTACCTAAAAAATATTTGGATGGAACTGAAAAGCAAAGAACTATTAGACCTTCTCAAAAGGAGCTGAAATTAATTCAGTCGAGAATAAAAAATAAAATTTTAATTCCTATTCAATTACCTAAGACTGTTCACGGTGGTGTTAAAGGTTGTAGCAATATAACTAATGCTAAACCGCACCAAGGTAAAAAATATGTTTTCACTACAGACTTACAAGAGTTTTATCCAAACATTACATCACAAAGAGTTTATGAAACTTTTCGCAAGCTGAATTTTTCGCCACATTTCTCACATTGGTTGACAAACTTGACAACTTGGAAATATGAATTGCCCCAAGGAACACCGACAAGCACGCATATTGCCAATTTAGTTTTTCTAGAAACAGACTTTTTACTTATTGATCTTTGTAACAAAAATAATATTACATACACAAGATATGTTGATGATTTAACTTTTTCATCTCAACAGGACTTTCAACATTTACTGTCAGATATACTAAAAATAGTTACGGACAATAATTTTAAACTTAGTTACAGAAAGACACAGTATAAAGGAAAGCAGACAATCACAGGTGTAAATGTTTTTTTAAATAAAATAGACGCACCTGACAAAATAATTGAGAAGTCAAGAACAGAAATAACAGAAAAAAAAGAGATAAAACCTTTTACGAACTATTTAAACAATATTAGGAAAACGAATGGACGAAAGAAACCGGCACCTAACAGCGGTTTGATGAAAGAGCAGGTTTGGTTCTAA
- a CDS encoding Crp/Fnr family transcriptional regulator produces MLKYLSLLKETPILSDMPIEIIKTFLENSKLIELKKKRILYLEGSTDDNISFLAKGAIRGYSMHNNKEIVDLFYTDQSFIANVDFIFLNLPSRLTVESITPCVLFSFPKKFVFDMQNCNEKIRYKIYEILVTYIRIHDDRVKLLTTYPIAIKSYLKFKERFGFYVEKFPNKDIASYLGITPEALTRIKKSLSE; encoded by the coding sequence ATGTTAAAATATTTATCCCTTCTAAAAGAAACTCCTATTCTATCGGATATGCCCATAGAAATTATTAAAACTTTTTTAGAAAATTCGAAATTAATAGAATTAAAAAAGAAGAGAATACTTTATTTGGAAGGTAGTACTGACGATAACATTTCCTTTTTGGCAAAAGGCGCAATAAGAGGGTACTCAATGCACAATAACAAAGAGATCGTGGATCTCTTTTACACTGATCAATCTTTTATAGCTAATGTCGATTTTATATTTTTAAATCTTCCAAGTAGATTGACCGTGGAAAGTATTACACCATGTGTACTTTTTTCATTTCCCAAAAAATTTGTTTTTGATATGCAAAATTGTAATGAAAAAATAAGATATAAAATATACGAAATTTTAGTAACCTATATTCGTATACATGATGATAGAGTTAAACTATTAACAACATACCCTATTGCGATTAAAAGCTATTTAAAATTTAAGGAAAGATTTGGGTTCTATGTTGAAAAATTCCCAAATAAAGATATTGCCTCCTATTTAGGCATAACTCCAGAAGCTCTCACTAGAATAAAAAAATCATTATCAGAATAA
- the metG gene encoding methionine--tRNA ligase, with amino-acid sequence MSNSVKRFLITAALPYANGLKHIGHLAGAYLPADIYVRYLRAQKKEVVFVCGSDEHGTAIPIQAKKEGTTPRAIIDKYHPIIKQNFEDLGISFDIYSRTSDPIHHETAQAFFKQLNDHGDLEILESEQYFDEEANTFLADRYIKGTCPNCGFPEAYGDQCEKCGTSLSPEQLIKPFSTISGKTPIKKATKHWYLPLNKHEDWLREWILEKHKNDWKPSVVGQCKSWLDGGLQPRAVTRDLDWGVKVPVEGAEGKVLYVWFDAPIGYISATKQWALDNNKDWKPYWEDKNTKLVHFIGKDNIVFHCLIFPTMLKLHGNILPENVPANEFVNLEGEKMSTSRNWKLEMQDYIDDFIKKENGGSQMADVLRYYLCSILPESKDSEFTWKGFQDANNSELVSIFGNFVNRTFVLMHKLCGGKVPPLNARELDEIDETLISDIENAKLKVENAIEQYKFREALFEVIDLARKGNKYMQDKQPWIVAKELEVNPEKQKLIDNCLHLCLQLTANLAILIHPFLPFTAEKLCHMMKVVPKMLEWKNAGRIKLLSVGYALRAPELLFRKIEKEEIDFQLDKLHKGKIRPTTFAQESPLPASKPKVESEVKSTIQFEDFAKIDLKVGTILTAEKVEKADKLLKLSVDMGTETRTIVSGIAMHFQPQDIINKQVVVVANLAPRKMRGIESNGMILMAEDVDGKLQFVSPNVVINNGAEVR; translated from the coding sequence ATGAGTAACTCAGTAAAGCGGTTTTTGATAACTGCGGCTCTACCTTATGCCAATGGATTAAAACATATTGGACATTTGGCAGGCGCTTATCTTCCCGCAGACATTTATGTACGTTATTTGCGTGCACAAAAAAAAGAAGTGGTTTTTGTATGCGGAAGTGATGAGCATGGAACGGCTATTCCTATTCAGGCAAAAAAGGAAGGCACAACCCCAAGAGCTATTATAGATAAATATCACCCTATTATCAAGCAGAATTTTGAAGATTTAGGTATTTCATTTGATATCTATTCTCGTACGTCTGATCCAATCCATCACGAAACAGCACAAGCTTTTTTCAAACAATTGAATGATCATGGCGATTTGGAAATTTTAGAAAGCGAGCAATATTTCGATGAAGAAGCAAATACATTTCTTGCTGACAGGTATATAAAAGGAACATGCCCAAATTGCGGCTTCCCAGAAGCCTATGGTGATCAATGTGAAAAATGTGGTACTTCTTTAAGTCCAGAACAATTGATCAAACCATTTAGCACAATTAGCGGTAAAACTCCGATCAAGAAAGCAACAAAACATTGGTACCTTCCACTTAACAAACATGAAGACTGGTTAAGAGAATGGATTTTGGAAAAACATAAGAATGATTGGAAGCCAAGCGTTGTTGGTCAATGTAAAAGTTGGCTAGATGGAGGTTTGCAACCACGTGCCGTTACACGCGATTTAGATTGGGGTGTAAAAGTGCCTGTTGAAGGTGCCGAGGGAAAAGTTTTATACGTATGGTTTGATGCACCGATCGGATATATAAGTGCGACAAAACAATGGGCATTAGATAATAATAAAGATTGGAAGCCTTATTGGGAAGATAAAAATACCAAATTAGTTCACTTTATCGGGAAGGATAATATTGTATTTCACTGTTTGATATTTCCAACCATGCTTAAGTTGCATGGTAATATTCTACCCGAAAATGTTCCTGCAAATGAATTTGTCAATTTAGAAGGGGAAAAAATGAGTACCAGCCGCAACTGGAAACTCGAAATGCAAGATTATATCGATGATTTTATCAAAAAAGAAAATGGTGGCAGCCAGATGGCGGACGTTTTGAGATATTATCTTTGTTCCATTTTGCCAGAATCCAAAGACAGCGAATTTACATGGAAAGGTTTTCAAGATGCCAACAATAGTGAATTGGTGAGCATTTTTGGAAATTTTGTCAATCGCACATTTGTATTGATGCACAAATTGTGTGGGGGAAAAGTACCTCCATTAAATGCGCGAGAATTGGATGAGATTGATGAAACTTTGATTTCAGATATTGAAAATGCGAAGTTGAAGGTAGAAAATGCCATCGAGCAATATAAATTCCGTGAGGCACTGTTTGAAGTCATTGATTTGGCGCGCAAAGGCAACAAATACATGCAGGACAAACAACCTTGGATTGTTGCCAAAGAATTAGAAGTAAATCCTGAAAAGCAAAAATTGATTGACAATTGCTTACATCTTTGTCTGCAATTGACTGCAAATTTGGCTATTTTGATACATCCGTTTTTACCATTCACTGCAGAAAAATTGTGTCACATGATGAAAGTGGTACCTAAAATGCTCGAATGGAAAAATGCCGGCAGAATCAAATTGTTAAGCGTTGGTTACGCATTGCGTGCGCCAGAATTGTTATTTAGAAAAATTGAAAAAGAAGAAATTGATTTTCAATTAGATAAATTACACAAAGGAAAAATAAGGCCAACTACGTTTGCTCAAGAAAGTCCACTTCCAGCATCTAAACCAAAAGTAGAATCTGAAGTAAAATCAACCATTCAATTTGAAGATTTTGCAAAAATTGATTTGAAAGTTGGAACAATTTTGACCGCTGAAAAGGTAGAAAAAGCAGACAAGCTTTTGAAACTTTCTGTGGATATGGGCACGGAAACGCGTACCATTGTTTCGGGTATTGCGATGCATTTCCAACCGCAAGATATCATTAATAAACAAGTTGTTGTCGTTGCCAATCTTGCACCACGTAAGATGCGTGGAATTGAAAGCAACGGAATGATTTTAATGGCGGAAGATGTTGATGGCAAATTGCAATTTGTTAGTCCAAATGTTGTTATTAATAATGGAGCTGAAGTAAGATAA
- a CDS encoding T9SS type A sorting domain-containing protein, with translation MKSIIFIITLLFFYYPSEAQNVINSDFYINSGTTVSCIATNTYIGPDANLVVNGTLSMWTNELWISPELSCIISGTGDLNIMNPNEFGLSETTTLLDGNNKSNYLSIAKLSIQNPNGITLSDISAPISTWNTTYNNSTLNLNKILSLDVDGGNIYLGTSAIGDLKFSSSGTIQGYSSTRKIVTNNKILSHIVKDQSSSGTFTYPIGIANGDYNPAIINGEGTYNVSLIDYTQDIGLPVINVPDEGINRTWHIFGNESASSIQLTHNSTYNGSRYVENKSFIVQYANGMTGYWTYPGLVDYVSSGVNISTHWGVLMASTSTMNSSFYSKSSDATSPLPVRLLNFSGTLNTNNISLNWSTASEINNKGFYVERSSNGTDFHYLSFINTKAVNGNSDKFINYEYTDNYILGNTLYYRLKQVDFDGNIDYSNIISLLNPNHPSSVRVFPNPASSTINVYNTHPGYKIQIIDMAGKILKIENSNEYSQKIDVSKLASGIYYLRILDESGKSYSTNKFIKK, from the coding sequence ATGAAATCAATAATATTTATAATTACACTTTTATTTTTTTATTATCCTTCAGAAGCGCAAAATGTAATCAATAGCGATTTTTATATTAACAGTGGAACTACTGTTTCTTGCATTGCGACAAACACCTATATAGGTCCGGATGCTAACTTAGTAGTAAATGGAACATTATCTATGTGGACTAATGAATTATGGATTAGTCCTGAATTATCTTGTATCATAAGCGGAACTGGCGATCTAAACATAATGAATCCCAATGAATTTGGATTAAGTGAAACGACTACTCTTCTTGATGGCAACAATAAAAGTAACTATTTATCTATAGCCAAGCTAAGTATTCAAAATCCAAATGGAATTACACTATCAGATATTAGTGCCCCTATTTCAACATGGAATACCACATATAATAATAGCACTCTAAATTTGAATAAAATTCTCTCTTTGGATGTAGATGGTGGCAATATTTATTTGGGGACTAGTGCTATTGGAGATTTGAAATTTAGTTCTTCTGGAACCATACAGGGCTACAGTTCGACGAGAAAAATTGTTACGAATAATAAGATTTTAAGTCATATAGTGAAGGATCAATCCTCATCAGGTACATTTACCTATCCAATTGGTATCGCAAATGGAGACTATAATCCCGCAATTATCAATGGAGAAGGAACGTACAATGTAAGTTTAATTGATTATACACAAGATATAGGGTTGCCTGTTATCAATGTGCCAGACGAAGGAATAAATCGAACTTGGCATATTTTCGGAAATGAAAGTGCATCTTCTATTCAATTGACACATAATTCTACTTATAATGGAAGTCGATATGTAGAAAACAAATCTTTTATAGTACAGTATGCAAATGGCATGACTGGCTATTGGACCTATCCTGGATTAGTTGATTATGTTTCTTCTGGAGTTAATATAAGTACTCATTGGGGAGTTCTTATGGCATCAACTAGCACAATGAACTCTAGTTTTTATAGTAAGTCTAGTGATGCGACAAGCCCCTTACCAGTTAGACTTCTCAATTTTAGTGGGACATTGAATACAAATAATATATCATTGAACTGGAGTACAGCTTCTGAGATCAATAACAAAGGGTTTTATGTAGAGCGCAGTTCGAACGGTACTGATTTTCATTATCTTTCTTTTATAAATACTAAGGCGGTAAATGGAAATAGTGATAAGTTTATTAATTATGAGTATACGGATAACTATATTTTGGGGAATACTCTATATTATAGATTGAAACAAGTAGATTTTGATGGAAATATAGACTATAGTAACATTATTAGTTTATTAAACCCAAATCATCCTTCTTCTGTAAGAGTTTTTCCGAATCCCGCGTCTTCAACGATTAATGTATATAATACACATCCCGGATATAAAATACAGATCATTGATATGGCTGGTAAAATTTTAAAAATTGAAAATTCTAATGAATATAGTCAAAAGATAGATGTTTCAAAACTTGCCTCTGGTATATATTATCTTAGAATTTTAGATGAATCAGGAAAATCGTATTCAACAAATAAGTTTATTAAAAAATAA
- a CDS encoding glycosyltransferase family 4 protein — translation MNTHLLFTNIFNVPLGDSFVYLLAMLCAFMIVVYAIPGILLVALKKRLVDKPDFRKKHKKVTPSFGGLAMYSAIIFVTSVFDLDNFFPHWNFVVAGSFLLFVTGLKDDVVAISPKSKFAAQFIASFLVVYFAGIRIGNLHGFLGIHDLPNWLSIILTTIGITFVTNAYNLIDGVDGLCGSLCLTDTLLLGVYFGYMGDQGYALASFTISGAILGFLKYNKNPARIFMGDTGSLILGFLICILSVAIVEETNLHRNGTPLSYYAGKEHLALALAMVMVPVFDTFRVFTTRIIHKTSPFKPDRRHIHHILGDSGMNANQICITLVLTSLFFVFVTVVFSMMDMNATLIILFQLFMAVGLLLVALRKRNMYFLKLKDKAETTTYEKNNALTLNENGSPMHSASEAHTSHQN, via the coding sequence ATGAACACCCATCTATTATTTACAAATATTTTTAATGTTCCATTAGGTGACTCTTTTGTTTACCTACTGGCAATGTTGTGTGCATTTATGATTGTTGTTTATGCAATTCCTGGGATTTTATTAGTTGCCTTGAAAAAGCGATTGGTTGATAAACCTGATTTTAGAAAAAAACATAAAAAAGTTACACCGAGTTTCGGTGGCTTGGCAATGTATTCTGCGATTATATTTGTCACATCTGTATTTGATTTAGATAATTTTTTTCCACATTGGAATTTCGTTGTTGCTGGATCATTTTTATTGTTTGTTACGGGTTTAAAAGATGATGTGGTGGCAATTTCTCCTAAAAGTAAATTTGCTGCTCAATTTATTGCTTCATTTTTAGTTGTCTATTTTGCTGGTATTAGAATTGGTAATTTGCATGGATTTTTAGGTATACATGATTTACCTAATTGGTTGAGTATTATTTTAACAACAATTGGAATAACATTCGTAACTAATGCCTACAATTTAATTGATGGAGTAGATGGTTTATGTGGAAGCCTTTGTTTGACAGATACACTATTATTAGGTGTGTATTTTGGTTATATGGGTGATCAAGGTTATGCATTAGCATCTTTCACAATTTCTGGTGCGATCCTTGGATTTTTGAAATACAATAAAAATCCAGCTCGTATTTTTATGGGAGATACAGGATCCTTGATTTTAGGTTTCTTAATTTGTATCTTGTCTGTTGCTATTGTGGAAGAGACAAATTTGCATCGAAATGGCACTCCTTTATCTTATTATGCAGGAAAAGAGCATTTGGCTTTAGCTTTAGCAATGGTTATGGTTCCTGTATTTGATACATTTAGAGTTTTTACAACTAGAATTATACATAAAACCTCTCCGTTCAAGCCAGATAGGAGACATATTCATCATATATTAGGAGATAGCGGAATGAACGCAAATCAAATTTGCATTACCTTAGTATTAACAAGTTTGTTTTTTGTTTTTGTAACTGTAGTCTTTTCTATGATGGATATGAATGCAACATTGATCATTTTATTCCAATTATTTATGGCAGTTGGTTTATTATTAGTTGCATTGAGGAAGAGAAATATGTATTTTTTAAAATTAAAAGACAAAGCGGAAACGACCACGTACGAAAAAAATAATGCATTGACCCTCAATGAAAATGGTTCTCCAATGCATTCAGCATCTGAAGCCCATACTAGTCATCAGAATTAA
- a CDS encoding BT_3928 family protein — protein sequence MKRKISTQKNKKGITIIRWIIGLLFIFSGLIKANDPLGLSYKMQEFFEAWGWTGLNDITLALAYLMNIFEVLAGVAVIVGFAMPLFSWLLLLLMIAFGFLTGYATLSGKFKSCGCFGDCLPIPPMASFLKDVLLLILISIVFIYRNKIRPLFKWKPISIVLLLATVVGTVILQQFVLHHLPIRDCLPYKVGNNLLVEMQLPKDARPDSTVITFKYAHNGKTVEFDAEHFPDDFNDSTYEYVDRYDKVVRKGTGLAPINDFVLNTKDGADTTKEVLSNPGKYVMVFTQNFDHWDKAAFNSVLQSAKAKSYPVFVVSPNYKQALSLVPSDVILLGLDAVVVKTAARVNSTYFLMQGANVLEKKSHEDVASFINGF from the coding sequence ATGAAAAGAAAAATTAGTACGCAAAAGAACAAGAAAGGCATCACCATTATCCGCTGGATCATAGGATTGCTATTTATTTTTTCTGGTTTAATTAAGGCAAATGATCCACTCGGATTGAGCTACAAAATGCAAGAGTTTTTTGAAGCTTGGGGATGGACAGGATTGAATGATATTACTTTGGCATTGGCGTACCTGATGAATATTTTTGAAGTATTGGCAGGTGTCGCAGTTATTGTAGGATTCGCTATGCCATTGTTTAGTTGGCTGTTACTTTTATTGATGATTGCATTTGGATTTCTTACCGGTTATGCAACGCTTTCAGGTAAGTTTAAAAGTTGTGGTTGTTTTGGTGATTGTCTTCCCATTCCACCGATGGCATCTTTCTTAAAAGATGTACTATTGTTGATCCTTATCAGTATTGTATTTATATATAGAAATAAAATTCGCCCATTATTTAAATGGAAGCCCATTTCTATCGTTTTGCTATTAGCAACAGTTGTCGGCACCGTAATACTGCAACAATTTGTTTTGCATCATTTGCCTATAAGAGATTGTCTGCCTTATAAAGTAGGCAATAATTTATTGGTAGAAATGCAATTACCTAAAGATGCGAGACCTGACTCCACTGTAATTACATTCAAATACGCGCATAATGGAAAAACGGTAGAGTTTGATGCAGAGCATTTCCCTGATGATTTTAACGATTCTACTTATGAATATGTAGATCGCTATGACAAAGTTGTCAGAAAAGGAACTGGATTAGCTCCGATTAATGATTTTGTTTTGAATACAAAAGATGGCGCAGATACTACGAAAGAAGTATTGAGTAATCCGGGTAAATATGTGATGGTATTTACCCAAAATTTTGATCATTGGGATAAAGCAGCGTTCAATAGTGTTTTGCAATCTGCCAAAGCAAAGAGCTATCCAGTATTTGTTGTTTCTCCTAATTACAAACAAGCGTTATCACTTGTTCCTTCGGATGTAATCTTACTTGGTTTGGATGCCGTCGTTGTAAAGACGGCTGCTCGTGTGAATAGTACCTATTTCTTGATGCAAGGTGCAAATGTTTTGGAAAAGAAAAGCCATGAAGATGTGGCAAGTTTTATCAACGGATTTTAA
- a CDS encoding helix-turn-helix domain-containing protein: MDLGNIIKNIRKQKGQTQGEFALSCGITQTYLSQIESNLKEPNLSTLKSISENLNVPLPILFFLSMTEDDVQPNKRKAFQIVSPSVKSLVNEFFAV; the protein is encoded by the coding sequence ATGGATTTAGGCAATATTATAAAAAACATCAGAAAGCAAAAAGGACAAACCCAAGGTGAATTTGCCCTTTCTTGTGGTATCACACAAACATATCTTTCGCAAATTGAAAGTAACTTGAAAGAACCAAATCTTTCAACTTTAAAATCAATTAGTGAAAATTTAAATGTGCCTTTACCAATTCTTTTCTTTCTATCAATGACAGAAGACGATGTTCAACCGAATAAAAGAAAAGCATTTCAAATTGTAAGCCCTTCTGTAAAATCATTGGTTAATGAATTCTTCGCAGTTTAA
- the folP gene encoding dihydropteroate synthase, translating into MFTLNCQGKLLSLETPQVMGIINITPDSFFRGNRKPDLSEAIAMAENMLENGATILDIGGQSTRPGSTLLTAAEEAERLIPAVMAIKKAIPDAIISVDTFYANVAQASVDAGASIINDISGGDLDKEMIATVGKLNVPYVCMHMRGTPQTMSKLTDYENVTLEVLDFFIKKIEICREAGINNFIVDPGLGFAKTRTQNFTLLKNIEQFSILEKPILIGLSRKGMIQKTIDVSAEDALNGTTVLNTIALQNGANIIRVHDVKEAVQAVELVEYYKKAEKLKAKR; encoded by the coding sequence ATGTTTACCCTCAATTGTCAAGGAAAGCTTTTATCTCTCGAGACTCCCCAAGTTATGGGAATTATCAATATTACGCCCGATTCATTTTTTAGGGGGAACCGAAAACCAGACTTGAGTGAGGCGATTGCCATGGCAGAAAATATGTTGGAAAATGGGGCAACGATTTTGGATATAGGCGGACAAAGTACACGACCGGGTAGTACTTTATTGACCGCAGCGGAAGAAGCGGAGCGTTTAATTCCTGCGGTAATGGCTATCAAAAAAGCGATTCCAGATGCCATTATTTCCGTAGATACTTTTTATGCAAATGTAGCTCAAGCAAGTGTGGACGCGGGAGCATCTATTATAAATGATATAAGTGGTGGAGATTTGGATAAAGAGATGATCGCCACCGTCGGTAAATTAAATGTTCCTTATGTCTGTATGCACATGCGTGGCACACCTCAAACAATGAGTAAATTGACAGATTATGAAAATGTTACATTAGAGGTATTGGATTTTTTTATCAAGAAAATAGAAATCTGTAGAGAAGCGGGAATTAATAATTTTATTGTGGATCCGGGATTAGGTTTTGCCAAAACACGCACGCAAAATTTTACGCTTCTGAAGAATATAGAGCAGTTCTCCATATTAGAAAAACCTATTTTAATTGGTTTGTCCAGAAAAGGAATGATTCAAAAAACGATTGATGTCAGCGCAGAAGATGCGCTCAACGGAACGACCGTTTTGAATACTATTGCCTTACAAAATGGTGCCAATATTATTCGGGTACATGATGTAAAAGAAGCGGTACAAGCCGTAGAATTGGTGGAATATTATAAAAAAGCAGAAAAGCTTAAGGCTAAACGTTAG